Below is a genomic region from Streptococcus salivarius.
ACTGTTCAGGTGATTCCGCATATCACAGATGCTTTGAAAGACAAGATTAAGCGTGCAGCGACAACGACTGATTCAGATGTCATTATCACTGAAGTTGGTGGTACGGTTGGGGATATTGAAAGTCTCCCATTCCTTGAAGCACTTCGTCAAATGAAGGCTGATGTTGGTTCTGACAACGTTATGTATATCCACACAACGCTTCTTCCTTATTTGAAGGCTGCTGGTGAAATGAAGACAAAACCAACGCAACACTCTGTTAAGGAATTGCGTGGTTTGGGTATCCAACCAAATATGTTGGTTATTCGTACAGAACAACCTGCTGGTCAAGGAATCAAGAATAAATTGGCTCAGTTCTGTGATGTTGCACCTGAGGCTGTTATCGAATCACTCGACGTGGAACATATCTATCAAGTGCCACTTAATATGCAGGCTCAAGGTATGGATCAAATCGTTTGTGATCATTTGAAACTGGATGCTCCAGCTGCAGATATGACAGAATGGTCTGCTATGGTTGATAAGGTGCTTAATCTTAAGAAAACAACTAAGATTGCCCTTGTTGGTAAGTATGTGGAGCTTCACGATGCCTACTTGTCAGTGGTTGAGGCCCTTAAACACTCTGGTTTGGCAAATGATACTGCCATTGATATTGACTGGGTCAATGCTAATGGTTTGACTGCCGAAAATGTTGCTTCTCGTTTGGCTGATGCTGATGGGATCATCGTGCCTGGTGGTTTCGGTCAACGTGGTACTGAAGGAAAGATTCAAGCTATTCGTTATGCGCGTGAAAATGATGTGCCAATGTTGGGTGTCTGTCTTGGTATGCAATTGACATGTATTGAGTTTGCTCGTCATGTCCTTAACTTGGATGGCGCTAATTCAGCTGAGCTTGATCCAAACACAAAATATCCAATTATCGATATTATGCGTGATCAAATTGACATTGAAGACATGGGTGGTACTCTTCGTCTCGGTCTTTACCCATGTAAGTTGAAACCAGGTTCTAAGGCTGCTGCAGCTTATGGCAACCAAGAAGTTGTTCAACGTCGTCACCGTCACCGTTATGAATTTAATACTAAGTTCCGTGAACAGTTTGAGGCTGAGGGCTTTGTATTCTCAGGTGTGTCACCAGATAATCGTTTGATGGAAGTTGTAGAACTCCCAGACAAGAAATTCTTTGTGGCAGCGCAATACCACCCAGAATACCATAGCCGTCCAAACCATGCTGAAGAACTTTACACTGCCTTTGTGACAGCAGCAGTTGAAAATGCTAAATAATAAACTAGGACAGAGTGGGACAGCCTACTCTGTTTTTTATTGGCTCCTTTTATGCTAAAATAAAGGGAATAATAAGAAAGAACGAGGAAAACAAATGGCTAAATTCGGCTTTTTGTCAGTATTAGAAGAAGAATTAGATAAGCACCTGGACTATGATTTTGCGATGGACTGGGATAAAAAGAATCACGCTGTGGAAGTAACCTTTATCCTAGAAGCGCAAAACAGTAGCAATGTGGAGACTATTGATGATAAGGGTGAAGTGTCTGATGAAGATGTTATTTTTGAAGACTACGTGCTCTTTTACAATCCAGCAAAATCACGTTTTGATGAAGAGGACTACCTAGTGACAATCCCATACGAACCTAAGAAAGGTCTATCTCGTGAGTTTTTGGCCTATTTTGCGGAGACCTTGAATGAGGTGGCGACAGAAGGATTGAGTGACTTGATGGATTTTCTATCTGATGATGGACCTGAGGAATTCGGTTTGGTTTGGGACAAAGAAGCTTTCGAAAAAGGGAAAGATCAACTCGAAGAGAAGGAATTTTTTGCTTATCCGAGGTATTAAAGGGAGCGAAAAGGGATGGATGCTTATTTAAAAAATCAGTTTGATTTTACAGGTGTTAAAGCTGCCTTACTCGTAGAGCAAAGTATTTTGGTCATTCTCAGAGATAATAAACCGGATATTCCTTGGCCAAATACATGGGAGTTGCCAGGTGGTGGAAGAGAAGGTCAAGAAACGCCTCTTGAATGTCTTCAACGTGAGGTCTGGGAGGAGCTGGGCTTGACTCTTAAAGAGGAATCGATTATTTGGTCGAAAATCTATCCTAGTATGTTGGATAAAGATAGGTCAGCTGTCTTTGTGGTTGGCCGAATTAGCCAAGAGCAGTATCGTGAGATTCGTTTTGGTGATGAGGGGCAGGAATTTAAACTAATGCCTGTAGAGGATTTTATAAAAGCAGAAGGAGTCATTCCCCAGTTGCAGGAACGTTTTAAAGACTATTTATCAGAAAAGGAAGAAAATAATATATGGACAAATGGCAAGAATTAACGATTGAGGTTAATCGTGAGGTCGAAGAGGCGGCTTCTAATATTTTAATTGAATCTGGTAGTCAAGGTGTGGCTATTGATGATAGTGCAGATTATTTGGAAAATGCAGACCGTTTTGGTGAGCTTTATCCTGAGGTTGAGCAGGTTGAGACGGTTAAAATTACGGCATATTATCCGGAGTCAGCAGATATCGAAGCTATTACTAAGCAGGTTAATGAGCGTTTGGCTGAGTTGACGGATTTTGGTCTTGAAACTGGAGACATTCACTTGGCTACTCAAGAATTGGTTGAAGAAGACTGGGCTGAGAATTGGAAGAAGTACTATGAACCAGCTCGCATTACCCACGATTTGACTATCGTACCGTCATGGACGGATTATGAGGCATCAGTAGGTGAGAAGATTATCAAGCTAGATCCTGGCATGGCCTTTGGAACCGGAACACACCCAACGACTAAGATGAGTCTTTTTGCACTCGAACAGGTGCTTCGTGGTGGCGAGACGGTGATTGATGTGGGAACTGGTTCGGGTGTCCTCTCGATTGCTAGCTCTCTTCTTGGAGCTAAGGAAATCTATGCCTATGACCTTGACGATGTGGCGGTTCGAGTGGCACAGGAAAACATTGATATGAATCCTGGCATGGAAAATATCCACGTTGCGGCAGGTAATCTTTTGAAGGGCGTGACGCAAGAAGCTGATGTTATCGTGGCTAATATTTTGGCGGATATTCTCATCTATCTGACGGAAGATGCCTACCGTTTGGTTAAGGATGAAGGTTATTTGATTATGTCAGGGATTATCTCTGAAAAATGGGATATGGTGCGTGAATCGGCTGAGAAAGCTGGTTTCTTCCTAGAAACTCACATGGTTCAGGGAGAGTGGAATGCTTGTGTCTTCAAGAAGACAGATGATATTTCAGGTGTGATCGGAGGCTAAATGCAACAGTATTTTATAAAGGGGCAAGTTGAAAATCCAGTAATCATCAAAGACAAGGATACTGTAAAGCATATGTTTAACGTTATGCGTTTAACAGAGGATGATCAGGTTGTCTTGGTTTTTGAAGACGGTATCAAGCGTCTTGCGCGTGTGACTGACCGTGAGAATCATATCTTTGAAGTGATTGAAGACTTAAATGATAATGTTGAGATGCCTGTATCTGTAACCATTGCCTCTGGCTTTCCCAAGGGAGATAAGCTAGAGTTGGTGACACAAAAGGCAACAGAGCTTGGAGCTCAGGCTATTTGGTCCTTTCCTGCCGACTGGTCTGTGGTCAAGTGGGATGGTAAGAAGCTTGCCAAGAAGGAAGATAAACTTGCCAAGATTGCTCTAGGAGCTGCAGAACAATCCAAGCGTAATAGTGTTCCAGAAGTTAGATTGTTCGAGAAGAAGGGAGAATTTCTATCAGAATTAGATAATTTTGATAAGATTTTTATCGCCTATGAGGAAACAGCCAAAGCAGGCGAGTTGGCTACTCTAGCTCGTGAGTTGGCTCAGGTAGAGAATGGTCAGAAAATTCTCTTTATCTTTGGACCAGAAGGTGGTATTTCTCCGTCTGAGATTGATGCATTTGAAGAAGCTGGTGGCCTTAAAATTGGCCTTGGACCACGTATTATGCGGACGGAAACGGCTCCTCTCTACGCTTTGAGTAGTGTCAGTTATGCCCTAGAATTGAATAAATAAAAGAAAGTTGGCCTTGTTCCAACTTTTTTGTATTTGACACTTTTAAGCTAAGATTGCATCTTGTTATTGGTTTTGTATGACAAATCGAGTATTTCTAAAAAAGTTGATAATCTTATTTAGGTTTAATATAATTGTATTATCTTTATAAAAGGGGAAGATTTTTAATGAAAACAAATCGTTATGTGACTCAATCTGCTGTGGTTTTGGGCCTTTTTGCTCTCTTGACTGTGCCACAAGTCGTAGGGCAAGCCGATGAAGCAACGGCACTAGTACCAACTACTTCTACCGAAACTGTGGCAGATAGTGGTGCATCAGTAGTATCAGGACAAGGAACTTCTGGGACAGCTGTTCAAGGAGGAACAGAGACTGTTTCTGCTACACCAACAACAGTAGCGACAAATGCTTCTGAAGAGCCATCAGCTAATACCTCAACGGCCCAAGCGAGTCAAGAAGCCAGTGCTGTTTTGACGAATGCCAATCAGGTGACACCAGCAGTGCCAGTACAGGCCGAAACTGTTACAGAGCCTGCTCATGAGGGCCAGACCGTTGATATGCAGATTCTGTCAACAACAGACCTTCATACCAACTTAGTTAACTATGATTATTATCAAGATAAGCCGTCTCAAACAGTTGGTTTGTCTAAAACTGCAGGCTTAGCCTGCTAACTCATGACAGAAAAGAAAGTTCGGCTTATAATGAAGGTGAACAATACCAATCCGTTGTCTTTAATAGGGCTTTGCCTAGCCTGTATCAAAAACTGGATGAACAAGAGTCATGAGATAACTCGAATATGCCTTGAGCATGAAAATAAAATTACTAATAGCCTCTTGTTCTATTGTTCAATAGTTAACAGGAGGTTTTTGTAATGGAAGTTATGATTGAAACTTGTTGTGGAATTGATGTCCACCAAAAGTCTATCGTTTGTTGTATTCTAGATGGTCCACTAGAAAGCAATAAACCTAAAAAGATTCAGAAAAAATTTGGTACAACAACTATAGCTCTCCAAAACGCCTTAGATTGGTTATTGGAAAATCACGTCACACATGTCTTTTTTGAAAGCACTGGCCAATATTGGGTACCACTCTTTAATATATTCTCAGACTCAGAACTCAATTTGATATTAGCTAACCCCCAACATATTAAGAATGTGCCTGGTCGAAAAACAGACATGAAAGATGCCGAATGGATTGCACAGCTCGGACGTTGTGGACTTATTGAGCCTTCTTACATTCCAAGCCCTGAAGTGATGCAGTTACGTTTACTCACTCGTAGGTTACGTTCTTACAAACAACGTCAAACTCAAATAAAGAATGAAATTCATAACCTCTTACAACGTGCTAATATCAAACTAACCAGCTATCTTTCTGATATCTTCTCTAAGACAGGACAGTCTCTTTTAACGCTCTTTATCAATGGGGAACTCATTGATTATGACAATGTGACAGCTTGTATTCACAAGCATGTCAAAGCAAGTCCCGAAGAATTAATGGAGGCCATGAATGGGAAGTTGTCACTGGAGGATCGATTTCTCTTGGACCAAAGCCTAGAAGAATATCAATTGTATCAAAAACTCATGAACAAATTAAGGAGTGAAATAATAGCTTATATCGAAAAGGAGTTTCCCTGAAGAAAATAGATTACTTCAAATGATTCCTGGTGTGAGTGAAACTTGTGCAGCCACAATTTTAGCTGAGATTGGACCAGATGTGAAGGCTTTTCAATCAGACGCACACTTAGCTTCTTGGGCTGGGCTCTGCCCAGGATCTTATGAAAGTGCTGGCATTAAAAAATCCTCACATATCACGCAAGGAAATCGATATATCAAGCAGGCTTTGACCATGTCGGGATTGATTGCGGCTCACTCTAAAGACAATGCGTTTTCATCTTTTTATAGCAAAATTTCCCAAAGAGGAAGTAAGATGAAAGCCGTCATTGCTTGCGCACATAAGCTACTTCGTATCATTTACAAAATTCTCGCAACACACCAAGAATACGACAAAGAAAAAGTGCTAGGACTGAGGCAACAGTTCTAACACCAAAAATTTAAAAAATCTCAATTACAGTATAGCACAAGAAGAGTTTTTTGCGCTATTTTTAATGTTTTTTTCAAATAAAAAGCCCGTGAAACCAATCCCAATACGGTTTTAGTGGACAGTGGGGATACGATTCAGGGAACTCCTTTTGGGACTTATAAGGCCTTGATTGATCCTGTTGCCCAAGGTGAGACTCACCCTATGTATAAGGCTTTTGAGATGCTTGGTTATGATGCCGAAACGCTTGGAAACCACGAGTTTAACTATGGTCTAGAATTTTTGGATCGTATGGTTAAGGCTGCTAAGATCAACATTATCAATGCCAATGTACGTAATGCTCAGACCGGTGATTACTATTACAACCCTTATAAGATTGTTAACAAGACCTTTACTGATACGGATGGCAAACAGGTAACACTAAAAATCGGTATTACTGGTGTCCTTCCAACACAGATTTTGGTTTGGGATAAGGCCAACCTTGAAGGTAAGGTAACCGTTGATGATCCAATGGAGGCTGTTAAGGCTATCGTTCCTAAGATGAAGGCTGCAGGAGCTGACTATATTCTTGTTGCTGCTCACTCTGGTATTGGTGACAATGAATACACTAAGAACGAGGAAAATGAAGGTTACCAAATTGCTGGTATCGAAGGCGTTGATGCTGTTGCGACAGGGCATTCTCACGCTGATTTCCCAAATGGAGATGGCACAAGTTTTTATGCAAAATACCCTGGTGTAGATGATGTCAATGGTCTCATCAATGGGAAACCTGTGGTTATGGCTGGTAAATTCGGAGATCATCTAGGTATCATGGATGTCAAATTGACTTACACGGATGGCAAATGGAAAGTTGTTAACAGTAAGGCTAAGCTTGAAAAGATTGATACTAAGTCAGATGTTGCGGACAAGGACTTAATTGACATGGCAGCCCATGACCATAATGGAACAATCAACTATGTTCGT
It encodes:
- a CDS encoding CTP synthase, with amino-acid sequence MTKYIFVTGGVVSSIGKGIVAASLGRLLKNRGLKVTIQKFDPYINIDPGTMSPYQHGEVYVTDDGAETDLDLGHYERFIDINLNKYSNVTTGKIYSEVLRKERKGEYLGATVQVIPHITDALKDKIKRAATTTDSDVIITEVGGTVGDIESLPFLEALRQMKADVGSDNVMYIHTTLLPYLKAAGEMKTKPTQHSVKELRGLGIQPNMLVIRTEQPAGQGIKNKLAQFCDVAPEAVIESLDVEHIYQVPLNMQAQGMDQIVCDHLKLDAPAADMTEWSAMVDKVLNLKKTTKIALVGKYVELHDAYLSVVEALKHSGLANDTAIDIDWVNANGLTAENVASRLADADGIIVPGGFGQRGTEGKIQAIRYARENDVPMLGVCLGMQLTCIEFARHVLNLDGANSAELDPNTKYPIIDIMRDQIDIEDMGGTLRLGLYPCKLKPGSKAAAAYGNQEVVQRRHRHRYEFNTKFREQFEAEGFVFSGVSPDNRLMEVVELPDKKFFVAAQYHPEYHSRPNHAEELYTAFVTAAVENAK
- a CDS encoding DUF3013 family protein, encoding MAKFGFLSVLEEELDKHLDYDFAMDWDKKNHAVEVTFILEAQNSSNVETIDDKGEVSDEDVIFEDYVLFYNPAKSRFDEEDYLVTIPYEPKKGLSREFLAYFAETLNEVATEGLSDLMDFLSDDGPEEFGLVWDKEAFEKGKDQLEEKEFFAYPRY
- a CDS encoding NUDIX hydrolase, encoding MDAYLKNQFDFTGVKAALLVEQSILVILRDNKPDIPWPNTWELPGGGREGQETPLECLQREVWEELGLTLKEESIIWSKIYPSMLDKDRSAVFVVGRISQEQYREIRFGDEGQEFKLMPVEDFIKAEGVIPQLQERFKDYLSEKEENNIWTNGKN
- the prmA gene encoding 50S ribosomal protein L11 methyltransferase, whose amino-acid sequence is MDKWQELTIEVNREVEEAASNILIESGSQGVAIDDSADYLENADRFGELYPEVEQVETVKITAYYPESADIEAITKQVNERLAELTDFGLETGDIHLATQELVEEDWAENWKKYYEPARITHDLTIVPSWTDYEASVGEKIIKLDPGMAFGTGTHPTTKMSLFALEQVLRGGETVIDVGTGSGVLSIASSLLGAKEIYAYDLDDVAVRVAQENIDMNPGMENIHVAAGNLLKGVTQEADVIVANILADILIYLTEDAYRLVKDEGYLIMSGIISEKWDMVRESAEKAGFFLETHMVQGEWNACVFKKTDDISGVIGG
- a CDS encoding 16S rRNA (uracil(1498)-N(3))-methyltransferase, encoding MQQYFIKGQVENPVIIKDKDTVKHMFNVMRLTEDDQVVLVFEDGIKRLARVTDRENHIFEVIEDLNDNVEMPVSVTIASGFPKGDKLELVTQKATELGAQAIWSFPADWSVVKWDGKKLAKKEDKLAKIALGAAEQSKRNSVPEVRLFEKKGEFLSELDNFDKIFIAYEETAKAGELATLARELAQVENGQKILFIFGPEGGISPSEIDAFEEAGGLKIGLGPRIMRTETAPLYALSSVSYALELNK
- a CDS encoding IS110 family transposase; amino-acid sequence: MEVMIETCCGIDVHQKSIVCCILDGPLESNKPKKIQKKFGTTTIALQNALDWLLENHVTHVFFESTGQYWVPLFNIFSDSELNLILANPQHIKNVPGRKTDMKDAEWIAQLGRCGLIEPSYIPSPEVMQLRLLTRRLRSYKQRQTQIKNEIHNLLQRANIKLTSYLSDIFSKTGQSLLTLFINGELIDYDNVTACIHKHVKASPEELMEAMNGKLSLEDRFLLDQSLEEYQLYQKLMNKLRSEIIAYIEKEFP
- a CDS encoding IS110 family transposase, whose translation is MIPGVSETCAATILAEIGPDVKAFQSDAHLASWAGLCPGSYESAGIKKSSHITQGNRYIKQALTMSGLIAAHSKDNAFSSFYSKISQRGSKMKAVIACAHKLLRIIYKILATHQEYDKEKVLGLRQQF